One genomic region from Pseudomonadota bacterium encodes:
- the cheB gene encoding chemotaxis-specific protein-glutamate methyltransferase CheB — MLRILIAEDSPVIQRTLRALLEGEPGIEIVGVAGDGGEALRMCRDLRPDLVTMDIFMPEMDGLEATRRIMEECPTRIVIISAMVGERDLSSSFEAMRAGAIEVIEKPHGVLAGNYSEVKLSLARLLRKVAVAKPAAQMSWLRLSRQVEAAPAPRAAGPLRRVPEAFEPEIVCIGGSTGAPAVIVEVLSKLPKGYPFPIVVAQHIAKGFAAGFASWLDSAVPLEVRVADGREALRPGLVLVAPDTHHLELRRPGGYELVPPTDPRRHVPSIDALFRSAAKAHGDRTLGVLLSGMGKDGAEGLEAVYAAGGVTLAQSEATSVVYGMAKVACEAGAVMESVTPQRLTGILLAYGM; from the coding sequence ATGCTGAGAATCCTGATCGCCGAAGACTCACCGGTCATCCAGCGCACGCTCCGGGCGCTCCTCGAGGGCGAGCCGGGCATCGAGATCGTCGGGGTGGCTGGCGACGGCGGCGAGGCGCTCAGGATGTGCCGCGACCTGCGCCCCGACCTCGTGACGATGGACATCTTCATGCCCGAGATGGACGGGCTGGAGGCGACGCGGCGGATCATGGAGGAGTGCCCGACGCGCATCGTCATCATCAGCGCGATGGTCGGCGAGCGCGACCTGTCGAGCTCCTTCGAGGCGATGCGCGCGGGAGCGATCGAGGTGATCGAGAAGCCGCACGGCGTCCTCGCGGGGAACTACTCGGAGGTGAAGCTGAGCCTCGCGCGCCTGCTCCGGAAGGTCGCGGTGGCGAAGCCGGCGGCGCAGATGTCCTGGCTCCGCCTGTCGCGGCAGGTCGAGGCGGCGCCGGCTCCGAGGGCGGCGGGTCCGCTGCGGCGGGTGCCGGAGGCGTTCGAGCCGGAGATCGTCTGCATCGGCGGCTCGACCGGCGCCCCGGCGGTGATCGTCGAGGTGCTCTCCAAGCTGCCCAAGGGATATCCGTTCCCCATCGTCGTCGCGCAGCACATCGCCAAGGGGTTCGCCGCGGGCTTCGCGAGCTGGCTCGACTCGGCCGTGCCGCTCGAGGTCAGGGTGGCGGACGGGCGCGAGGCGCTCCGGCCCGGGCTCGTCCTCGTCGCGCCGGACACGCACCACCTCGAGCTCCGGCGCCCGGGCGGGTACGAGCTCGTCCCGCCGACCGATCCCCGGCGCCACGTCCCGTCCATCGACGCGCTGTTCCGCTCGGCGGCGAAGGCCCACGGCGATCGCACCCTCGGCGTGCTCCTGTCCGGGATGGGGAAGGACGGCGCGGAGGGGCTCGAGGCCGTCTACGCGGCGGGCGGCGTCACGCTCGCCCAGAGCGAGGCGACGTCGGTCGTGTACGGCATGGCGAAGGTCGCCTGCGAGGCCGGGGCCGTGATGGAGTCGGTCACGCCGCAGCGGCTCACCGGGATCCTGCTCGCGTACGGGATGTAG